In Synechococcus sp. KORDI-52, one genomic interval encodes:
- a CDS encoding TRAP transporter large permease subunit: MIEIEALGWVISFDPSAVLAPGMFLALVFALLSGFPVAFCLGGVGVIFALLGMFSGEIEPQFVAALPQRILGIMANFTLLAIPAFVFMGAMLERSGIAERLLETMGQLLGRLRGGLALAVVIVGSMLAATTGVVAATVTTMGLISLPAMLRAGYDKSLATGVIVASGTLGQIIPPSIVLVVLGDQLGISVGDLFIGALLPGLLMSAVFAIYVLVISALKPQLAPLLETEVTKTGNPLQLIRSVLPPLALIVAVLGSIFFGIATPTEAGVIGAVGSMVLAAINGGFSRSQLSAVCESTMRTTAMVMAILMGSTTFSLIFRGVGGDQLISELLLNLPGGRVGFLVFSMLIIFLLGFFIDFFEIAFIAVPLLLPAARQLLGPEAMVWFGVIIGANLQTSFLTPPFGFALFYLRGVAPEEVSTRDIYRGALPFVGLQVAVLALIIAVPGLVEWLPRLAAGVTPGPIT; encoded by the coding sequence GTGATTGAAATTGAAGCCCTCGGCTGGGTGATCAGCTTCGACCCCTCAGCTGTACTCGCTCCAGGCATGTTCCTGGCGCTGGTCTTCGCTCTGCTCAGCGGATTCCCGGTGGCCTTCTGCCTCGGCGGCGTGGGCGTGATTTTTGCCCTGCTGGGCATGTTCAGCGGTGAAATCGAGCCTCAGTTCGTCGCCGCCCTGCCCCAACGCATCCTGGGGATCATGGCCAACTTCACCCTGTTGGCCATTCCTGCCTTTGTGTTCATGGGCGCCATGCTCGAACGTTCGGGCATTGCTGAACGTCTGCTGGAAACCATGGGTCAGCTGCTGGGCCGCCTGCGCGGCGGCCTGGCACTGGCGGTCGTGATCGTGGGATCCATGCTCGCCGCCACAACGGGCGTGGTAGCGGCAACCGTCACCACGATGGGGCTCATCTCCCTGCCGGCCATGCTGCGGGCGGGCTACGACAAAAGCCTCGCCACAGGCGTCATCGTGGCCTCCGGCACCCTCGGGCAGATCATTCCCCCCAGCATCGTTCTGGTGGTGCTGGGGGATCAGCTGGGTATCTCCGTTGGAGATCTGTTCATCGGAGCCCTCCTCCCAGGGCTGCTGATGTCGGCTGTGTTCGCCATTTACGTCCTGGTGATCAGTGCACTCAAACCACAGCTGGCACCATTACTTGAGACTGAAGTCACCAAAACGGGCAACCCGCTGCAGCTGATCCGTTCAGTGCTTCCACCGCTCGCACTGATCGTGGCGGTCCTGGGCAGCATTTTCTTCGGGATCGCTACACCCACCGAAGCCGGTGTGATCGGTGCCGTTGGCTCCATGGTTCTGGCTGCCATCAACGGTGGCTTCAGCCGCAGCCAACTCTCTGCGGTGTGCGAGAGCACCATGCGCACAACTGCAATGGTGATGGCGATCCTGATGGGCTCCACCACCTTCAGCCTGATCTTCAGGGGCGTGGGAGGCGATCAACTGATTTCCGAACTGCTCCTCAACCTGCCGGGAGGCAGGGTGGGCTTTTTGGTGTTCAGCATGTTGATTATTTTTCTGCTGGGCTTTTTCATCGATTTCTTCGAAATCGCTTTTATTGCGGTGCCCCTGTTATTGCCCGCAGCCCGTCAACTGTTGGGCCCTGAGGCGATGGTGTGGTTCGGCGTCATCATCGGAGCCAACCTGCAGACGTCCTTCCTGACACCTCCTTTCGGCTTCGCCCTGTTTTATCTGCGTGGTGTAGCCCCCGAGGAGGTGAGCACTCGAGATATCTACAGGGGAGCCCTGCCGTTTGTCGGCCTCCAAGTGGCCGTACTGGCTCTCATCATCGCCGTACCGGGACTGGTGGAGTGGCTGCCACGCCTCGCAGCGGGAGTGACCCCCGGGCCAATCACTTAA
- a CDS encoding TRAP transporter small permease subunit — translation MSQPPRGMVQLVDRLNAGAAWLARWSVLLMLAIGIWNVIGRYLGSAIGVNLSSNGLIEAQWYLFDLIFLLGLGWTLQKDGHVRVDVLQSRWSERRRQRQELRGIFVLLLPFAFGVMAIAIDPALQSWSIGELSPDPGGLPRTWVKSLIPLGFLLLGLQGIAEVLRLIRAPRKDKTEPPTAEETHNRGPAL, via the coding sequence ATGAGCCAGCCGCCAAGAGGGATGGTGCAGCTGGTGGATCGCCTGAATGCCGGAGCGGCCTGGCTGGCCCGATGGTCTGTCCTGCTGATGCTGGCTATCGGCATCTGGAATGTGATCGGCCGCTACCTGGGGTCAGCAATCGGCGTCAATCTCAGCTCCAACGGACTCATCGAAGCCCAGTGGTACCTCTTTGATCTGATCTTTCTGTTGGGCCTGGGGTGGACTTTGCAAAAGGATGGACATGTTCGTGTTGATGTGCTCCAGAGCCGCTGGTCTGAACGTCGACGCCAGCGCCAGGAGCTGCGGGGAATCTTCGTTCTCTTGCTGCCATTTGCCTTTGGCGTGATGGCAATTGCCATCGATCCAGCCCTGCAATCCTGGAGCATCGGTGAACTGTCGCCAGACCCCGGCGGACTGCCCCGCACCTGGGTGAAATCGTTGATCCCGCTGGGTTTTCTACTGCTCGGCCTCCAGGGAATTGCTGAAGTACTGCGTCTGATCCGGGCGCCCCGCAAGGACAAGACGGAGCCCCCAACAGCGGAGGAAACGCATAACAGAGGGCCTGCCCTGTGA
- a CDS encoding diflavin flavoprotein yields MSVTSTATTRRTIQLPIDDGVVGLRGLSPQRHRFELEYALERGSTANSVLFEAGDGAPAVLVHPPGVAYNAAFLPVLAEALPSSDASLLVVVGHVNPNRVALLRNLAEAYAGLELIVSNPGAKLIEELWNQRKPAPPGEATEQPPLPELPPLRVIRQEQTLPLSHQRSLVLLPAPTPRWPGGLLAFEESLGLLMSDKFFSAHLCTESWAESNRSSTEEERRHFYDCLMAPMASQVDALVERLEELDIRTIAPGHGPAIEASWRSLLNDYRRWGEGQQNASLTVALLFASAYGNTAAIADALARGVSRTGIRVSSLNCEFTPADELVSTIQRADAVLIGSPTLGGHAPTPIVSALGTLLAEGDRSKPVGVFGSFGWSGEAVDLLETKLRDGGFSFGFEPIRVKFSPDVARVKELEETGTRFARQLLQSQKRALRRSAGGLSESRSDPAVLALGRVIGSLCVLTTRKANLSGAMVASWVSQASFNPPGITVAVAKDRAVEALLHKGDRFALNVLAEGRETGPMKQFLQPFEPGADRFAGLELETSPAEQPLLPDALAWLDGKVSQRMECGDHWLIYAEVDHGGVLDPKGSTAVHQRRSGANY; encoded by the coding sequence ATGAGCGTGACCAGCACCGCAACCACGCGTCGCACGATCCAGCTGCCGATCGACGATGGTGTCGTTGGCCTCCGCGGTCTGAGCCCCCAACGTCACCGCTTCGAACTGGAGTACGCCCTGGAGCGGGGCAGCACCGCCAACAGTGTGTTGTTCGAAGCCGGTGACGGTGCCCCTGCTGTGCTGGTCCACCCTCCAGGGGTGGCCTACAACGCGGCCTTTCTGCCGGTGCTTGCCGAAGCCCTGCCGAGCAGCGACGCATCGCTGCTGGTGGTCGTGGGCCACGTCAACCCAAACCGGGTTGCCCTGCTGCGGAATCTGGCTGAAGCTTATGCCGGCTTGGAACTGATCGTCTCCAACCCCGGCGCGAAGCTGATCGAAGAGCTATGGAACCAACGCAAACCGGCCCCTCCCGGCGAGGCCACTGAGCAACCACCACTGCCCGAGCTGCCGCCGCTGCGGGTGATCCGCCAGGAGCAAACGCTGCCGCTCAGCCATCAGCGCAGCTTGGTGCTTCTGCCGGCCCCAACCCCCCGCTGGCCGGGCGGGTTGTTGGCGTTCGAAGAAAGCCTCGGCCTGCTGATGAGCGACAAATTCTTCAGCGCCCATCTCTGCACCGAAAGCTGGGCCGAAAGCAACCGCAGCAGCACCGAAGAAGAACGACGTCACTTCTATGACTGCCTGATGGCCCCCATGGCCAGCCAGGTGGATGCCCTGGTGGAACGGCTCGAAGAGCTCGACATCCGCACCATCGCACCAGGCCATGGCCCGGCCATCGAAGCCAGTTGGCGCAGCCTGCTGAATGACTACCGGCGCTGGGGCGAAGGCCAGCAAAACGCCAGCCTGACGGTGGCCCTGCTGTTCGCCAGCGCCTACGGCAACACCGCGGCCATTGCCGATGCCCTGGCCCGCGGCGTCAGCCGTACGGGCATCCGGGTGAGCAGCCTGAACTGCGAATTCACCCCCGCCGATGAATTGGTGAGCACGATCCAGCGTGCCGATGCCGTGTTGATTGGCTCACCAACCCTGGGGGGCCATGCCCCCACACCGATCGTGTCGGCCCTGGGCACCCTTTTGGCGGAAGGGGATCGCAGTAAGCCCGTGGGGGTGTTCGGCAGCTTCGGATGGAGTGGCGAAGCGGTCGATCTTCTGGAAACCAAACTGCGGGACGGCGGCTTCAGCTTCGGCTTCGAGCCGATCCGGGTGAAGTTCAGTCCTGATGTTGCCCGAGTGAAGGAGCTGGAGGAAACCGGTACCCGTTTCGCCCGCCAGCTGCTGCAGAGCCAGAAACGGGCCCTGCGGCGCAGTGCTGGCGGCTTGAGCGAAAGCCGCAGCGATCCAGCGGTGCTGGCGTTGGGCCGTGTGATCGGCTCCCTCTGCGTGCTCACCACACGCAAAGCCAATCTGAGCGGCGCCATGGTGGCCAGCTGGGTGAGTCAGGCCAGCTTCAATCCGCCCGGCATCACTGTGGCCGTCGCCAAGGATCGCGCCGTCGAAGCCCTACTGCACAAGGGCGATCGCTTCGCCTTGAACGTGTTGGCCGAAGGACGCGAAACAGGCCCAATGAAGCAGTTCCTCCAACCGTTCGAACCTGGAGCCGACCGCTTTGCAGGCCTGGAGCTTGAGACCAGCCCTGCTGAGCAGCCGTTGCTGCCGGATGCCCTGGCCTGGCTGGACGGCAAGGTGAGCCAACGGATGGAATGCGGCGACCACTGGCTGATCTACGCGGAAGTGGATCACGGCGGGGTGCTGGATCCAAAAGGCAGTACCGCAGTGCACCAACGCCGCAGCGGCGCCAACTACTGA
- a CDS encoding diflavin flavoprotein produces the protein MVTASLNSTDPSAVAPRLSLQCRTISADTTTIRSLDWDRSRFDIEFGLRNGTTYNAFLVQGERTALIDTSHAKFRDTWIPLLKEQIDPSAIDVLIVSHTEPDHSGLIGDLIDLNPEIEIVGSKVALQFLQDQVHRPFKSRAVKSGEELDLGTNPDSGIQHRFEFLSAPNLHWPDTIFSFDHGTGILYTCDAFGLHYCSDDVFDADPGAIAPDFRFYYDCLMGPNARSVLQALKRMDGLPEITTIAVGHGPLLRHHLSHWISDYREWSGQRSKGESYAAVCYLSQYGFSDRISQAIAHGIGKAEAQVQLVDLRATDPQELTALIGDAKAVVVPTWPSDPEPDLQASIGTLLAALHPKQLVGVYDAFSGNDEPIDAVADQLSSQGQKQAFSPLRIKQLPQGSDYQRCEESGTDLGQLLTKEKAIAAMKSLDGDLDKALGRISGGLYVVTASQGEGESQRRSAMVASWVSQASFTPPGLTIAVAKDRAIEALMQVGDRFVLNVLRQDNHQQLMRHFLKRFPPGADRFAGVNVLEGTADGGPVLADALAFLGCRVEQRMEGPDHWIIYAVVEQGNVADAEASTAVHHRKVGNHY, from the coding sequence ATGGTCACGGCAAGTCTGAACAGCACAGACCCTTCCGCTGTGGCACCTCGGCTCTCCTTGCAATGCAGGACCATCTCGGCCGACACGACAACGATTCGCTCGCTCGACTGGGATCGCAGCCGCTTTGACATTGAGTTCGGCCTGCGCAACGGCACCACTTACAACGCCTTTCTGGTGCAAGGGGAGCGCACCGCCCTGATCGACACCAGCCACGCGAAATTCCGTGACACGTGGATCCCACTGCTCAAGGAGCAGATCGATCCAAGCGCGATCGATGTCTTGATCGTGAGCCACACCGAACCCGACCACTCCGGTCTGATCGGTGACCTGATCGATCTCAATCCCGAGATCGAGATCGTGGGCTCGAAGGTGGCACTGCAGTTCCTGCAGGACCAGGTGCATCGGCCCTTTAAATCCCGTGCTGTGAAATCCGGAGAGGAACTGGATCTCGGCACCAATCCTGACAGCGGCATCCAGCACCGCTTCGAATTCCTCAGTGCTCCAAACCTGCACTGGCCTGACACGATCTTTTCCTTCGATCACGGCACAGGCATCCTCTACACCTGCGACGCCTTCGGCCTGCACTATTGCTCCGACGACGTCTTCGACGCCGACCCTGGGGCGATCGCTCCCGATTTTCGCTTCTACTACGACTGCCTCATGGGCCCCAACGCCCGCAGCGTGCTGCAGGCTCTCAAGCGGATGGATGGCCTGCCGGAGATCACCACCATCGCCGTAGGCCACGGCCCCCTGCTGCGCCATCACCTCAGTCACTGGATCAGCGATTACCGCGAGTGGAGCGGCCAGCGCAGCAAGGGGGAAAGTTATGCAGCCGTCTGCTACCTGAGTCAGTACGGCTTCTCCGATCGGATCAGCCAGGCCATTGCCCACGGCATCGGCAAAGCGGAGGCCCAGGTGCAACTGGTGGACCTACGGGCCACCGACCCCCAGGAGCTCACCGCCCTGATCGGCGACGCCAAGGCTGTTGTGGTGCCGACCTGGCCGTCGGATCCGGAACCGGATCTGCAGGCCTCAATCGGCACCCTGTTGGCAGCCCTCCATCCAAAGCAACTCGTAGGGGTCTATGACGCTTTTAGCGGGAACGATGAACCGATCGATGCCGTTGCCGATCAACTGAGCAGTCAGGGCCAGAAACAGGCCTTCAGCCCCTTGCGGATCAAGCAACTGCCCCAAGGAAGCGACTACCAACGCTGTGAGGAGTCGGGCACGGACCTTGGTCAACTGCTCACCAAGGAAAAGGCGATCGCAGCAATGAAGAGCCTCGATGGCGACCTCGACAAAGCCCTGGGTCGCATCAGCGGAGGCCTTTATGTGGTGACCGCCAGCCAGGGAGAGGGCGAATCGCAACGCCGCAGCGCCATGGTGGCCAGCTGGGTGAGTCAGGCCAGCTTCACCCCACCGGGCCTCACCATCGCCGTCGCCAAGGACCGCGCCATTGAAGCCCTGATGCAGGTGGGCGACCGCTTCGTGCTGAACGTTCTACGGCAGGACAACCACCAACAGCTGATGCGCCATTTCCTGAAGCGCTTCCCCCCCGGTGCCGATCGTTTCGCCGGAGTGAACGTGCTGGAGGGAACCGCCGATGGCGGCCCGGTACTCGCCGATGCCCTGGCCTTTCTGGGCTGCCGGGTGGAGCAACGGATGGAAGGCCCCGACCACTGGATCATCTATGCCGTGGTGGAGCAGGGCAACGTGGCCGATGCCGAGGCCAGCACCGCGGTGCACCACCGCAAGGTAGGAAATCACTACTGA
- a CDS encoding MEKHLA domain-containing protein, producing MANEADWLSKDKQGLAGLLLQSHQRAFARPLIASAQPGRSKRLLCQELFACGFPVLAHGTEKDPKLTYANAAALQLWDARWDALIGMPSRLTAPESERAERSSALGQAQRLDAVRNYRGIRISRKGRRFMINNAKIWTLWDAEERACGQAACFSDWWWL from the coding sequence ATGGCCAACGAGGCCGACTGGCTCAGCAAGGACAAACAGGGGCTCGCGGGATTGCTGCTGCAATCGCATCAACGGGCCTTCGCTCGGCCGCTGATCGCCTCCGCCCAACCAGGCCGCTCAAAGCGGCTGCTCTGCCAGGAGCTGTTCGCCTGCGGTTTTCCAGTGCTGGCCCACGGCACAGAGAAGGATCCAAAGCTCACGTATGCCAACGCTGCGGCCCTGCAGCTTTGGGACGCCCGCTGGGATGCGCTGATCGGCATGCCCTCACGGCTCACCGCACCGGAGAGCGAACGAGCGGAACGCAGCAGCGCCCTGGGCCAAGCCCAACGTCTCGACGCGGTACGGAACTACCGCGGCATTCGCATCAGCCGCAAAGGGCGGCGATTCATGATCAACAACGCCAAGATCTGGACCCTCTGGGATGCAGAAGAGCGGGCCTGTGGACAGGCGGCCTGCTTCAGCGACTGGTGGTGGCTTTAA
- a CDS encoding Hsp20/alpha crystallin family protein has protein sequence MLTLRQSPFDLFERLEQQMATAERVPNAEIHETATSYSVRLELPGVDRDSIDIKATDRNLVITAERPATESDESNAPLLSEFRNGTWSRSFRFPHSLNRDQLKASYRDGILEIKAGKAVEHTSVSVTVES, from the coding sequence ATGCTGACCCTTCGCCAATCTCCCTTCGATCTGTTCGAGCGTCTCGAGCAGCAAATGGCCACGGCAGAGCGCGTCCCCAACGCCGAAATCCATGAAACCGCAACCAGCTACAGCGTGCGGCTGGAGCTGCCCGGCGTGGACCGCGACTCCATCGACATCAAGGCCACCGATCGCAATCTGGTGATCACGGCCGAGCGCCCAGCGACAGAAAGCGATGAGAGCAACGCGCCGCTGCTGAGCGAATTCCGCAACGGCACCTGGAGCCGCAGCTTCCGTTTTCCCCACAGCCTCAATCGCGACCAACTCAAGGCCAGCTATCGCGACGGCATTCTTGAAATCAAGGCCGGCAAAGCTGTGGAGCACACCAGCGTTTCAGTGACCGTGGAGAGCTGA
- a CDS encoding TRAP transporter substrate-binding protein: MQRRQLLRNSGQTIAAAAGAGVLSACTIRRADESRSSGLPQVRWRMATSWPISLDTIYGGAETICQRVAEMSGGGFNIEPFAAGEIVPGLEVLDAVQAGAVECGHTASYYYIGKNPAFAFGTAVPFGLSAQQQNAWLYNGGGNEAMDRLFGDFGTKFFPAGNTGAQMGGWFKRPIQGLASLQGLKMRIPGLGGKVMARLGVNVQVLPGGEIYLALERGAIDAAEFTGPYDDEKLGLHKAAEYYYYPGWWEPGPTLSALVNRKSWTALPKEYQAMFKTACYEANLGMLSKYEQRNSEALLRLQRQGIRLEAFSNDILNAARDATKEMFAELARSDTDFRNLLEQWRQFQRAIIRWNRINELPLANFTANAEGDQP, translated from the coding sequence ATGCAACGTCGGCAGCTGCTCCGTAACAGTGGACAAACCATCGCCGCTGCCGCTGGCGCCGGAGTCCTGAGCGCCTGCACGATCCGTCGTGCTGATGAAAGCCGCAGCAGCGGCCTCCCCCAGGTGCGTTGGCGCATGGCCACCAGCTGGCCGATCTCGCTCGACACCATCTACGGAGGCGCTGAAACCATCTGCCAACGGGTGGCTGAGATGAGCGGGGGTGGGTTCAACATCGAGCCCTTTGCCGCCGGCGAAATCGTTCCCGGACTGGAGGTGTTGGATGCGGTGCAGGCTGGTGCTGTGGAGTGTGGCCACACGGCCAGTTACTACTACATCGGCAAAAACCCAGCCTTCGCCTTTGGCACAGCGGTGCCCTTCGGCCTGTCCGCCCAACAACAGAACGCCTGGCTTTACAACGGGGGGGGAAATGAGGCGATGGATCGCCTGTTTGGCGACTTCGGCACCAAATTCTTTCCTGCCGGCAACACCGGTGCCCAAATGGGGGGGTGGTTCAAACGCCCGATCCAGGGGCTGGCCTCCCTTCAGGGTTTGAAGATGCGCATCCCGGGCCTTGGAGGCAAGGTCATGGCCCGCCTTGGGGTGAATGTGCAGGTGCTGCCGGGTGGTGAGATCTATCTCGCGCTGGAGCGGGGTGCGATCGATGCAGCGGAATTCACCGGCCCCTACGACGATGAAAAACTGGGCCTGCATAAAGCCGCCGAGTACTACTACTACCCGGGCTGGTGGGAACCGGGACCAACCCTCTCAGCCCTGGTGAACAGGAAATCCTGGACTGCCTTGCCGAAGGAATACCAAGCGATGTTCAAGACCGCTTGTTACGAAGCCAATTTGGGCATGCTGAGCAAATACGAACAACGCAACAGCGAAGCTCTCCTGCGGCTCCAACGGCAGGGCATCCGGCTTGAGGCTTTCAGCAACGACATCTTGAATGCAGCACGCGACGCCACCAAGGAGATGTTTGCCGAATTGGCCAGAAGCGACACTGATTTTCGGAATCTGCTTGAGCAGTGGCGCCAGTTCCAGCGCGCCATCATCCGCTGGAACCGAATCAATGAACTTCCCCTGGCCAACTTCACCGCCAACGCCGAGGGGGACCAGCCATGA
- a CDS encoding SWIM zinc finger family protein, with protein sequence MTLSNSNSNGITAIGDDGLGQQPWWVEQWMELINGYRFKKRLERAWGYAREGHVTSIRFEGRRVHARVQGTDEAPYKVKLWLDVLNDEDWGYVLEALTQKARWSAQLLAGIMPADIERAFAASGKRLFPFKLQEVRSECSCPDKANPCKHISAVYFLMGDRFSEDPFVLFQLRGRNRARLLEDLAEHRRKALAERAAAAKEENKASTPQEATPLPPHAAVQDPALWWRYNRSLDGDLVVITPAMEGDTGLDAAGELPLAEDPRFAEARSTFLSNLKAHGQASAQKAMLQAMAAGS encoded by the coding sequence ATGACCCTCAGCAACAGCAACAGCAACGGCATCACCGCCATCGGCGACGACGGCCTGGGCCAGCAACCCTGGTGGGTGGAGCAGTGGATGGAGCTGATCAACGGCTATCGCTTCAAGAAACGGCTGGAGCGGGCCTGGGGCTACGCCCGCGAAGGCCATGTGACCTCGATCCGCTTCGAAGGCCGCCGGGTTCATGCCCGTGTGCAGGGCACCGATGAAGCGCCCTACAAGGTGAAGCTCTGGCTGGACGTGCTCAACGATGAGGACTGGGGCTATGTGCTGGAAGCGCTGACCCAGAAAGCCCGCTGGTCGGCCCAGCTGCTGGCGGGGATCATGCCTGCAGACATCGAACGGGCCTTCGCCGCCAGCGGCAAACGCCTGTTCCCGTTCAAGTTGCAGGAGGTGCGCAGCGAGTGCAGCTGCCCCGACAAGGCCAACCCCTGCAAACACATCAGCGCGGTGTATTTCCTGATGGGGGATCGCTTCAGTGAAGATCCCTTTGTGCTGTTCCAACTACGGGGCCGCAACCGGGCTCGGCTGCTGGAAGACCTGGCGGAACACCGCCGCAAGGCCCTGGCGGAGCGGGCGGCGGCAGCAAAGGAGGAGAACAAAGCCAGCACGCCTCAAGAGGCAACACCGCTGCCGCCCCATGCGGCGGTGCAGGACCCCGCCCTGTGGTGGCGCTACAACCGCAGCCTCGATGGCGACCTTGTCGTGATCACCCCAGCAATGGAGGGCGACACGGGCCTCGATGCCGCCGGAGAGCTGCCGCTGGCGGAAGACCCCCGCTTCGCCGAAGCTCGGAGCACCTTCCTCAGCAACCTCAAAGCCCACGGCCAGGCCAGCGCCCAGAAGGCCATGCTGCAGGCCATGGCGGCCGGCAGCTGA